Proteins encoded within one genomic window of Salmo trutta chromosome 11, fSalTru1.1, whole genome shotgun sequence:
- the LOC115202153 gene encoding uncharacterized protein LOC115202153, whose product MLGSKRPNMKKIKGGKLKKLTKKMMSRWKESREEKRGNGEIQEDDGGKEVESEMPLVDLHRHSVKLHTKMSVIEEEEEKEEEKRSDEATQESLTMEQPSQAETERKPVGHHARFQSSFSSFKFNFSPISLVDEILTGEEWAPFLSIKNSPAPSPSVYQSEAASQHGYDEGDQLKTGPESRLPSDVQRNHEDIGLSLYEAVSFSQSSPNEIVDNQSDNRQQEVDNNNDTGADAIAVIKPKILLDNDAAEESELDHSRPMSKDIPDSVELCKSPIRTQSKDLLDFLCVEKQRPSR is encoded by the exons ATGCTTGGGTCGAAACGCCCGAATATGAAGAAAATAAAGGGAGGAAAGCTGAAGAAATTGACCAAGAAGATGATGAGCAGATGGAAGGAGAGtcgagaggagaagagaggaaatggAGAGATTCAGGAGGACGACGGAGGAAAAGAGGTGGAGAGCGAAATGCCGTTA GTGGACCTCCATCGACATTCAGTCAAGTTGCATACTAAAATGTCCGtcatagaggaagaggaggagaaagaggaggagaagaggagtgatGAGGCTACACAGGAGTCACTAACGATGGAGCAGCCCAGCCAAGCTGAGACGGAGAGGAAGCCTGTGGGACACCATGCACGTTTTCAGag CTCCTTCAGCTCTTTCAAGTTCAACTTCAGTCCCATCAGCTTGGTGGACGAGATTCTAACAGGAGAGGAGTGGGCACCATTCCTGTCCATCAAGAACAGTCCCGCCCCCTCACCGTCCGTTTACCAATCAGAGGCTGCTAGCCAACACGGTTATGATGAAGGCGACCAATTAAAGACTGGACCAGAGTCACGCCTTCCCAGCGACGTTCAACGTAACCACGAGGACATAGGCCTTTCTTTATACGAGGCCGTTAGCTTCAGCCAATCAAGTCCGAATGAGATCGTGGACAACCAATCGGACAACAGACAACAGGAAGTAGACAACAACAATGACACAGGAGCTGATGCCATTGCTGTCATCAAACCGAAGATACTATTGGACAATGATGCAGCGGAGGAGAGTGAGTTGGACCACTCCAGACCCATGTCTAAGGACATCCCTGACTCTGTTGAATTGTGCAAGTCCCCCATAAGGACCCAATCAAAGGACCTTCTTGACTTCCTCTGTGTTGAG aaACAGAGACCTTCAAGATAA